Proteins found in one Cricetulus griseus strain 17A/GY chromosome X, alternate assembly CriGri-PICRH-1.0, whole genome shotgun sequence genomic segment:
- the Mpc1l gene encoding LOW QUALITY PROTEIN: mitochondrial pyruvate carrier 1-like protein (The sequence of the model RefSeq protein was modified relative to this genomic sequence to represent the inferred CDS: substituted 2 bases at 2 genomic stop codons) — MARVAALVRKTGEYVKTKEFRDYITITHFWGPVANWGLPMATFKDMKALPDIISGRMTMALIFYSKAFMCFAYQVQPRNYLLMACHFSNVVSXSIQESRYLMCHXGGRAKASNPPAK; from the coding sequence ATGGCAAGGGTCGCAGCACTAGTGCGGAAAACTGGAGAATACGTGAAGACCAAGGAGTTCCGGGATTATATAACCATCACCCACTTCTGGGGTCCTGTTGCCAACTGGGGCCTCCCAATGGCCACCTTCAAGGATATGAAGGCGCTTCCTGACATCATCAGCGGCCGCATGACGATGGCGCTCATCTTCTACTCCAAGGCCTTCATGTGCTTTGCCTACCAGGTCCAGCCTCGAAATTACCTGCTGATGGCGTGCCACTTTTCCAATGTGGTGTCCTAGAGCATTCAGGAGAGCCGGTACTTGATGTGCCACTAAGGTGGCAGGGCCAAGGCCAGCAACCCTCCGGCCAAATAA
- the CXHXorf38 gene encoding uncharacterized protein CXorf38 homolog isoform X3: MPRGLADKRGPEECDAVALLSLINSCDHFMVDRKKVTELIKCRNEIMHSSEMKVSSTWLRDFQIKIQNFLNEFKNIPEIVAVHSRIEQLLTSDWAVHIPEEDERDGCEFEMGSYLSVSQIHEIEMELLKEKLQEMYLQAAEEEVLPEEISNQLDVVKAFLRNNSDLRNGLTEDIQKLDSLHLQHQKEISEADERQTPEREA; the protein is encoded by the exons ATGCCTCGAGGACTGGCAGACAAACGAGGACCCGAGGAATGTGATGCAGTTGCTCTTTTAAGTCTCATCAATTCCTGTGATCACTTCATGGTTGACCGGAAGAAAGTCACAGAG ctaATTAAGTGTCGGAATGAGATAATGCACTCTTCAGAGATGAAGGTATCATCTACATGGCTTCGGGATTTTCAGATAAAGATTCAAAATTTTCTGAATGAATTCAAGAATATTCCAGAGATTGTAGCAGTACATTCCAGAATAGAACAG CTGTTGACATCTGACTGGGCTGTGCACATTCCTGAGGAAGATGAACGAGATGGATGTGAATTTGAAATGGGAAGTTACTTGAGTGTGAGCCAAATCCATGAAATTGAAATGGAATTGCTGAAGGAAAAGCTGCAAGAGATGTATCTTCAAGCAGCAGAAGAAGAGGTGTTGCCAGAAGAg ATCTCAAATCAACTGGATGTGGTAAAAGCGTTTCTGAGAAACAACTCAGATCTCAGAAATGGCCTTACAGAAGACATCCAGAAGCTAGACAGCCTCCATCTACAGCATCAAAAAGAAATTTCAGAGGCTGATGAGAGACAGACACCTGAAAGAGAGGCTTGA